In the genome of Thermoanaerobacterales bacterium, the window GATGACGGCCTCGTAACGTCCGTCCCGCAGGGCCTCGCGGACGTAGGGATGGGTCTTATAAAGCTCGGCGAAGTCGATGAAATTCAACCCAAGAGCTAAGGCGTGCCGAATAACGCACGCCCCTTCCTCCGTGGGCAGGGCCGCCTGCAGCGGGCTGATGGTTAAAGTGCCGAAACAAAGGCGTGAGACGACCAAGCCGGTCGTCCCCAGGGCACGATACTTCAATCGTCATCCTCCGCTGAAGAAGGCCTATTTCTGCACGGGATCGTTCACCGCCAGGTAACTCCTCAAGAGTTCCTCCAGGAGTTCATCACGTTCCAGCCGCCGAATCAAGTTGCGAGCGTTCTTGTGGCTTGTAATATAGGCCGGGTCCCCGGAGATCAGGTAACCGACCATCTGGTGGATCGGGTTATACCCTTTCTCCTTCAGAGCCTCGTACACTGTCAGCATGATTTCCGGGATCACCGCCGCCTTTTCCGGCGGTCGCTCAAAACGCACCGTGTGTTGTGACCGGTCCTGATCCATACCCCACCCTCCCACGAGTTATACTGTCTTATGCAGTGTATTCCACGCCGGCAGCGGGTTTCCTGCGCAAATATTAGATAACATGGGATATAACTACAGCGGCCGTTAGCGTCCTTCCTCAGCCGTTGCCTGAGAACGGAGCGACCTCAGCACCGCGGTACGGGCCCTCTCCAGAGCTTCGTTGAGGCGCACCGGCTCCTTGCCGCCGGCCTGGGCCATCTCCGGCCGCCCGCCGCCTCCACCGCCGACGATGGCCGCCGCTTCCTTGACTATCTGCCCGGCGTGAAGGCCCCTGGCGGTGAGGCCACGGTCCACGGCGGCCACCAGGTTGACGCGTTCACCTGTAGCCGCGCCAAGGACAATAACCGCTGGACCGAGGCGGTCCCGGAGCACATCGACCAACCCGCGGAGTTCGGCCATCTCCCGCGGCCGGACGCGCGTGACAAGTACCTTCACCCCGTTATGCTCCCGGGCTTGCCCCAGGATGTCCAGTACCTCCGTCGCGGCCACCCGGTCCCGCAGGTGTTCGTTTTCGCGTTCCAGGCTCTTGACGGTGCGCACCAGGCCCTCGACGCGATCCACCACCTGCTCCGGCGCGGCCTTGAGGGCCCTGGAAATCGCCTCGACCTGCACCTCCCGCTGCAACAGGTGGGCCAGAGCCGCCTCCCCCGTAAGCGCCTCGATGCGGCGCAGTCCCGCACCGACGCTTCCCTCACCGGTGATCTTGAAAAGCCCGATGGTTCCGGTCGACGGGACATGCGTTCCGCCGCAAAGCTCCATGCTGAAGTCACCCACCCGGACGACCCGTACCGTGTCGCCGTACTTCTCTCCGAAAAGGGCGGTCGCCCCCAGTTCACGTGCGTGCTCGTAAGAAGTGGTGAAAGCGTCCACCGGCAGGTCGTTGAAGACGGCGGCGTTGACTTCCTTTTCCACACGCGCCAGTTCCTCGGCCGTCGGAGCCTGGTAGTGCGTGAAGTCGAAGCGCAGCCGGTCGGGCGCCACAAGCGACCCTGCCTGATTGGCGTGTTCGCCCAGCACGTCCTTCAAGGCCCGGTGCAACAGGTGGGTGGCGGTATGGTTACGGCAGACGGCCCGTCTTCGTACGGCGTCCACGGCCACTTTGACCGTCTGCCCTTCGCGCAGGTTCCCCTCGGTGATTTCGACCCGGTGCAGGAAAAGGCCGTCCACAGGGCGCACGACCTCCGTCACCCGTGCCTTAAGCCCGCTCGCGTCCATAACGACGGCGTGGTCGGCCACCTGCCCGCCCCCCTCGGCGTAGCAGGGGGTGACATCGAACACCGCCTCAACCGTCTCTCCGGGGCCGGCCGCCGGGGCCCGCCGGTCATCGGCGAGGATGGCGGCCACCCGGCATACGGACTCCAGTTCGGTGTACCCGACAAACCTGGTTTCCCCCAACTCGTCGCGCAAATCCCGGTAGAAAGCCCCGCGCTCGGAAATGTACTCGCTCTGCCCGCGGGCGGCGCGGGCGCGCTCGCGTTGCGCCTCCATCGCCGTGCGGAATCCGCTCTCATCCACCGCCAGCCCTTGCTCCGCGACAATCTCGCGGGTAAGTTCGAGCGGAAAGCCGTAGGTATCATACAGCCGAAAGGCGGTCTCCCCGTCCAGAACCGTCCCGCCTCGAGCCCGCACGCTTTCGATCTCGCGGCCCAGGATCTCGATCCCAACCGTCAGTGTCTGCGAGAACCGCTCCTCTTCGTGCCGGATAACCCGCCGGATATGGTCAGAGAGGCGTTTGAGTTCGGGGTAGGCCGAGGCCATCTGGGCGATGACGGCGCCGGCCACCTCGTGGAGGAAGGCCGTCCGGCGCCCAAGGAGAAACCCCAAGCGCGCCGCGCGCCGGAGAAGGCGGCGAATGACGTAACCGCGGCCCTCGTTGGATGGCAACACGCCGTCGCCGATGGCGAAGGTGACGGCCCGGCCGTGATCGGCGATCACCTTGAGGGCCAGGTCCACATTCTCCTCCGAGCCATACCGTACGCCGAGGAGCGCCGCCGTATGGTCCATTACCTCGCGGAAGAGGTCGGTGTCGAAATTCGTGGGCACCTTTTGGAGCACGGAGGCCACCCGTTCAAGGCCCATACCCGTGTCGATCCCCCTGCGTTCCAGGGGGTGGTACTCCCCTTGCTCGTTCCGGAAAAACTGGATAAAGACCAGGTTCCAGATCTCGAGGTAACGGTCACAGTCGCACCCCGGGGCGCATTGCGGGTTGCCGCATCCCCGTTCCGGGCCCAGGTCATAGTAGATCTCAGAACACGGACCGCAGGGCCCGACTCCGATCTCCCAGAAGTTTGTATCCTTGCCGAGACGTACAATGCGCTCCGGGGGAACCCCCTCCCCGCGCCAGTGCTCGAAGGCTTCGTCGTCATCGAGGTAGATGGAGATCCACAACCGCCCCGGGTCCAGGCCCAGCTCCCGGGTAACGAACTCCCATGCCCAGGGGATGGCCTTTTCTTTGAAATAGTCGCCGAAGGAGAAGTTGCCGAGCATCTCAAAGAAGGTGTGGTGCCGCGCCGTGCGCCCGACCTGTTCGATGTCCGGAGTGCGCAGGCACTTCTGGCAGGTGACGGCGCGCCGGAAATGGGGGGTGGCGGCGCCGGTGAAATATGGTTTGAACGGCACCATCCCCGCCGCCGTCCACAGGAGGCTGGGGTCGTTGGCGGGAATGAGCGAGGCACTGGGTAGTACCCGGTGCCCGCGTGCCGCAAAGAAGTCAAGGAATTGTCGCCTGATGTCGCTGCCCCGCATAGTGCCGCTTCTCATCTCCCGCAAAAAGAAAAGGGTTGCCAAGCCCCGGACTTCGTGCTAATTATACAAACTCATGCCAGGGCGGTCAAGAAATGTTACCCCGGCGGGCAGGCGTCATTCGAAAGGCGCCTGGACGGCGGGGATCAACCGCAAAAATCGTTCTTGACAGGGACGGAGGCCGCTGCTATTCTTAGTCAAAACAACTGCATAGCGCTTCAGGTCTCTTATCAAGAGAGGTGGAGGGACTGGCCCTATGAAACCCGGCAACCGGCGCGGTATCCCGCGCGGCGGTGCCAATTCCTGCAGGAGAGAGACATTCTTCTGGCAGATAAGAGGGCAAACGGTCCGTCGGCCCCTTTTCTGTAAGGGGCCTTTTATATTCCATGGGCAGAACGTGGAGGGGTGAGAATGGCCATCGAGAAGACTTACGCAGAGATCAACGAGCGCATTCGGGCCGGCCGGGCCGTGGTCGTCACCGCCGAAGAGGCGGCGGCCATGGTGCGTGAAAAGGGCGTGGCGGAGACCGCCCGCACCGTCGACGTTGTCACGACCGGGACCTTCAGCCCGATGTGCTCCTCCGGGGTCTACTTCAATTTCGGGCATGCCAAGCCGCGGATCAAGGCGCAGCGCATCTGGCTCAACGGCGTGCCCTGCGGCGGGGGTCTGGCGGCTGTGGACGGGTTCCTCGGCGCCACGGCGTTGCCTGAGGACGACCCCGCGAACGCCAACCACCCGGGGGAGTTCCGCTACGGCGGGGGGCATGTCATCCATGACCTGGTGAGCCGCCACGAGATCCACTTCCGCGCTGTAGGGTACGGCACGGACTGTTACCCGCGCCGCGAGGTGGAAACATGGCTGACCATTGATGACATGAACGAAGTCGTCCTCTTCAATCCGCGCAATAGCTACCAAAACTACAATGTGGCCGTAAACCTCGGCCCGCACACGATTTATACGTACATGGGCATCTTAAAGCCCCATCTCGGCAACGCCCATTATGCGACCAGCGGGCTCCTGAGCCCCCTCATGAAGGACCCGTATTTCCGAACCATCGGTATCGGCACCCGGATCTTTCTGGGCGGCGGGGTAGGGCATATCGTCTGGCACGGCACGCAGCACTTCCCATCAGTCAAGGAAGGGCCGGTGCCGGGCTCGATCGTGGCCGCCGGCGGAACACTGGCCGTGATGGGCGATCTGAAACAAATGCGGCCCGAATGGCTCGTAGGGGCGAGCATCGTGGGTTACGGGGTAAGCCTTTTTGTCGGCATCGGCCTGCCGATCCCGGTCCTTAACGAAGAGATCCTTTATTATGCCGCGCTTGGCGACGAACAGCTTTACGCGCCGGTTGTCGATTATAGCAAGGCTTACCCGCAGCGTCAGCCGGACACCCTCGGACTGGTAAGTTACGGGGAACTGAAGTCCGGACGGATCACGGTCTGCGGCAAGGATGTGCCCACGGCCCCGCTGTCGAGCTTCCCGCGGGCCCGGGAGATCGCGGCCACGCTGAAGGACTGGATCCGGTCCGCGCGCTTCTTCCTGGCCGAACCGACCCAGCTCCTGCCCCCACCCGGGGCCGGTTTACAAGCCAACGTCCTGGACATCCGCCCGCCGAAAGGAGAGTGATCCGGCATGCCCACCAAGCGCATCGTGCTGCGTTTTCCCGCGTCCGTCGCCGACCGGCCGATTATCTCTTACCTGGTAAAGGACTACAACCTGGTCATCAACATCCTGAAAGCCAACATCAACCCTCACAAGGAGGGCACCATGGTGATGGAGCTTTCGGGGGATGACTGGGAAGGGGGCCTGAAGTACCTGGAGGCATGCGGTAT includes:
- a CDS encoding aldo/keto reductase; protein product: MKYRALGTTGLVVSRLCFGTLTISPLQAALPTEEGACVIRHALALGLNFIDFAELYKTHPYVREALRDGRYEAVIATKSYAYTGEMMVFIPCIISAGSAFATGRRKRCWPPWGAPTRSERAFME
- a CDS encoding IreB family regulatory phosphoprotein, with the protein product MDQDRSQHTVRFERPPEKAAVIPEIMLTVYEALKEKGYNPIHQMVGYLISGDPAYITSHKNARNLIRRLERDELLEELLRSYLAVNDPVQK
- the alaS gene encoding alanine--tRNA ligase: MRGSDIRRQFLDFFAARGHRVLPSASLIPANDPSLLWTAAGMVPFKPYFTGAATPHFRRAVTCQKCLRTPDIEQVGRTARHHTFFEMLGNFSFGDYFKEKAIPWAWEFVTRELGLDPGRLWISIYLDDDEAFEHWRGEGVPPERIVRLGKDTNFWEIGVGPCGPCSEIYYDLGPERGCGNPQCAPGCDCDRYLEIWNLVFIQFFRNEQGEYHPLERRGIDTGMGLERVASVLQKVPTNFDTDLFREVMDHTAALLGVRYGSEENVDLALKVIADHGRAVTFAIGDGVLPSNEGRGYVIRRLLRRAARLGFLLGRRTAFLHEVAGAVIAQMASAYPELKRLSDHIRRVIRHEEERFSQTLTVGIEILGREIESVRARGGTVLDGETAFRLYDTYGFPLELTREIVAEQGLAVDESGFRTAMEAQRERARAARGQSEYISERGAFYRDLRDELGETRFVGYTELESVCRVAAILADDRRAPAAGPGETVEAVFDVTPCYAEGGGQVADHAVVMDASGLKARVTEVVRPVDGLFLHRVEITEGNLREGQTVKVAVDAVRRRAVCRNHTATHLLHRALKDVLGEHANQAGSLVAPDRLRFDFTHYQAPTAEELARVEKEVNAAVFNDLPVDAFTTSYEHARELGATALFGEKYGDTVRVVRVGDFSMELCGGTHVPSTGTIGLFKITGEGSVGAGLRRIEALTGEAALAHLLQREVQVEAISRALKAAPEQVVDRVEGLVRTVKSLERENEHLRDRVAATEVLDILGQAREHNGVKVLVTRVRPREMAELRGLVDVLRDRLGPAVIVLGAATGERVNLVAAVDRGLTARGLHAGQIVKEAAAIVGGGGGGRPEMAQAGGKEPVRLNEALERARTAVLRSLRSQATAEEGR
- a CDS encoding homocysteine biosynthesis protein; protein product: MAIEKTYAEINERIRAGRAVVVTAEEAAAMVREKGVAETARTVDVVTTGTFSPMCSSGVYFNFGHAKPRIKAQRIWLNGVPCGGGLAAVDGFLGATALPEDDPANANHPGEFRYGGGHVIHDLVSRHEIHFRAVGYGTDCYPRREVETWLTIDDMNEVVLFNPRNSYQNYNVAVNLGPHTIYTYMGILKPHLGNAHYATSGLLSPLMKDPYFRTIGIGTRIFLGGGVGHIVWHGTQHFPSVKEGPVPGSIVAAGGTLAVMGDLKQMRPEWLVGASIVGYGVSLFVGIGLPIPVLNEEILYYAALGDEQLYAPVVDYSKAYPQRQPDTLGLVSYGELKSGRITVCGKDVPTAPLSSFPRAREIAATLKDWIRSARFFLAEPTQLLPPPGAGLQANVLDIRPPKGE
- a CDS encoding NIL domain-containing protein, with protein sequence MPTKRIVLRFPASVADRPIISYLVKDYNLVINILKANINPHKEGTMVMELSGDDWEGGLKYLEACGIAVQPLTEEVIRHEDRCVACGACTAVCPSGALYLERPEMTVRFDGERCIVCQLCVKACPVWAMEVRF